A region from the Oligoflexus sp. genome encodes:
- a CDS encoding ATP-binding protein produces the protein MKILYLLILALMPVKSLALAYQDIRLVDGQADLSASGPGIYRMTGDVLWIWDKLLMPGDPALDSMEKVPFPKLWHGHPEQSRHKIGKATYSLRLILPLEAFGEVWGLRLPRIYGASRVWVNGVELPNPSQIDPKGTQHTQITASFIHYFRIQSETLDIVVQNANSQVQSGGFDWDMLVAPADLLQELLAKLSFMDAAILGSLLFAAVYHIWLYSFRRQWLPYLILGLFFFVAMLRIAVTGAGQWGLGFHLPEVLHRRMELITYYLLVLISLYNVEVIYRRNCFVSWNRMLYSLGGAVVVITAVSAPTFAQRFLQPFHILTLCIFGTMMQIVVLSMIRKTPGSLLFFSGMMVAIACSVVDLLYVLQIIYLPFFIVGPGLMVFALLACLFQAFRFEQIFQTLETQNRDISQLNQNLSSQAQALESRVRLVTQELNAILQHTDAGIILFIERDGAVDVSPMVSQAGTRMLGAESLGVEDFARFLSRSKLDGHQQAQTMAALSASLGIPSFLFDMNRDLLPDKLEITEGSDAPRVYICSWLPQVEGELVSGVLLILIDVSSEAIGSARFDQQHQRIMRFSELLSLDSVKLQMAIPECGALLDRMRLALRSALQKDQEDWKAGLMRDLHTFKGLSRAFGFKHLARVTHEAEERLIHESSLDVIAETLGAVRNSYDNYARDYHIIFKIEGNGRLLDDGHLAERFLRAAQRIAQSPPDEAWKKEWTIVQRSYFIPLSDLVTSFRSGLVEIAAQLGKPTPSLQIEGAHCLLKRSLLGAFSGIFIHLLRNALDHGIEAPDLRRLLGKSHEGTIAIHSQLEAEHLILDVYDDGKGLDLNRVHERARLKAYVQDDRALSDDDIAGFIFMPGFSTKDEASDVSGRGVGMDAVRSMIEELGGSLQVIWREARRADGYRACIWRISLPRGVCLEEAV, from the coding sequence ATGAAGATCCTTTATCTTTTAATCCTGGCGCTTATGCCTGTAAAAAGCCTCGCTCTGGCTTATCAGGATATACGGCTGGTCGATGGACAGGCCGATCTTTCTGCGTCCGGACCTGGCATCTATCGCATGACAGGCGATGTCCTTTGGATTTGGGATAAACTTTTGATGCCTGGCGATCCGGCTTTGGATTCCATGGAAAAAGTGCCTTTTCCCAAGCTGTGGCATGGCCATCCCGAGCAATCACGACATAAGATCGGCAAGGCGACCTACAGCCTGCGCCTTATCCTGCCTTTGGAAGCCTTCGGAGAAGTGTGGGGACTGCGTCTGCCGCGAATCTATGGAGCCAGCCGGGTTTGGGTGAATGGAGTGGAACTTCCCAATCCCTCGCAGATAGATCCCAAAGGAACGCAGCACACGCAAATCACCGCTTCATTCATTCACTATTTTCGGATTCAAAGCGAAACGCTGGACATCGTTGTCCAGAATGCCAATAGCCAGGTGCAATCCGGTGGCTTTGATTGGGATATGCTGGTGGCCCCCGCCGACCTTCTGCAGGAGCTTCTGGCGAAGCTCTCTTTCATGGATGCGGCCATCCTCGGTTCCTTGCTCTTTGCCGCGGTGTATCATATCTGGCTCTATAGTTTCCGCCGCCAGTGGCTCCCTTACCTGATCCTCGGTCTTTTCTTCTTCGTCGCCATGCTGCGTATCGCCGTGACGGGAGCAGGGCAGTGGGGTCTTGGTTTTCATCTGCCTGAAGTCCTGCATCGAAGAATGGAGCTGATCACCTACTATTTGCTGGTCCTTATTTCGCTTTACAATGTCGAAGTCATCTATCGACGCAATTGTTTTGTGAGTTGGAACCGCATGCTCTATAGCCTGGGCGGCGCCGTCGTCGTCATCACGGCCGTCAGCGCCCCGACCTTTGCCCAGCGCTTTCTTCAGCCTTTTCATATCCTGACGCTTTGCATCTTCGGCACCATGATGCAGATCGTGGTGCTGTCCATGATCCGAAAGACTCCCGGCAGTCTGCTCTTTTTCAGCGGCATGATGGTTGCCATCGCCTGTTCCGTGGTCGACCTTCTCTATGTGCTGCAGATCATTTATCTGCCGTTTTTCATCGTCGGGCCCGGCCTGATGGTCTTTGCGCTCCTGGCCTGTCTTTTTCAGGCCTTTCGCTTCGAACAGATATTCCAGACGCTTGAAACACAGAACCGCGACATCAGCCAGCTGAATCAGAACCTCAGTTCACAGGCCCAGGCCTTGGAAAGCAGGGTCAGGCTCGTCACGCAGGAATTGAACGCGATTCTTCAGCACACCGATGCCGGAATCATCCTCTTTATCGAGCGCGATGGCGCTGTCGACGTCAGCCCCATGGTGTCTCAGGCGGGAACCCGGATGCTGGGCGCAGAGTCTTTGGGCGTGGAAGACTTCGCCAGATTTCTGAGTCGCTCCAAACTGGATGGCCATCAGCAGGCGCAAACCATGGCGGCCCTGAGCGCCAGTCTTGGCATTCCATCGTTCCTTTTCGATATGAACCGTGACCTGCTGCCGGATAAGCTGGAGATCACCGAAGGTTCTGATGCGCCCCGGGTTTATATCTGCTCGTGGCTGCCCCAGGTCGAGGGGGAGCTCGTCTCGGGCGTGCTTTTGATCCTGATCGATGTGTCCAGCGAAGCCATCGGCTCGGCTCGTTTTGATCAGCAGCATCAAAGGATCATGCGTTTCTCCGAACTTTTGAGCCTCGATTCCGTGAAGCTGCAAATGGCCATTCCCGAATGCGGGGCGCTTTTGGATCGGATGCGCCTGGCCCTGCGTTCGGCTCTGCAAAAAGACCAGGAAGACTGGAAAGCCGGGCTGATGCGCGACCTGCACACGTTCAAAGGGCTGTCGCGGGCCTTTGGTTTTAAGCATCTGGCGCGCGTGACTCACGAAGCGGAAGAACGGCTCATCCATGAGTCGAGCCTCGACGTCATCGCGGAAACACTGGGAGCCGTACGGAACAGTTATGATAACTATGCGCGCGACTACCATATCATCTTCAAGATCGAAGGCAACGGACGGCTGTTGGATGACGGGCACCTGGCTGAGCGTTTTCTCAGAGCGGCCCAGCGAATCGCTCAATCGCCGCCTGATGAGGCCTGGAAAAAAGAGTGGACGATCGTCCAGCGCAGCTATTTTATTCCGCTCTCGGACCTCGTCACCTCGTTCCGCAGCGGTCTGGTCGAGATCGCGGCGCAGCTTGGAAAACCGACGCCCAGCCTTCAGATCGAGGGCGCGCACTGCCTTTTGAAGCGCAGTCTTTTGGGGGCCTTCTCGGGTATTTTCATTCACCTCCTTCGCAACGCTCTCGATCATGGCATCGAAGCGCCGGATCTGCGGCGGCTTTTAGGCAAAAGTCACGAGGGTACGATCGCGATTCATTCCCAGCTGGAAGCGGAGCATCTCATCCTTGATGTTTATGATGATGGGAAAGGGCTTGACCTGAACCGAGTCCATGAACGCGCTCGACTCAAAGCCTATGTTCAGGACGATCGCGCCCTGAGCGATGATGATATCGCGGGTTTCATCTTTATGCCGGGCTTCAGCACCAAGGACGAGGCCAGCGACGTTTCGGGCCGCGGCGTGGGCATGGATGCTGTACGGTCCATGATCGAAGAACTGG
- a CDS encoding pentapeptide repeat-containing protein produces MPSLKAPFAFVLVMLLTGSMMGCMPKNFKDISTTDNASAIQKLDVADAGAEAEKSGESDESSTTAIEPTSIAGGFLMDPKKLFIQRSGGTVDIKSDSAAVVQMPSGLPKDADIELYAYDSATRNFEASGDYLILNLKKLAATRALPDGSFTVQASIASSDWLFIKVADSSGATLRVSPKEPKSSIVWIDSDGNRPRSLDQASAHTLRGLISPTATLLEAIDRLRTTKACVDCDLNGADLRGQNWNAYNFMGAKLMGAKFNNSSITNSDLRNTDLRAADFSFTFLAFSDFTGAVTTGANFEGADTQNAIGLVISP; encoded by the coding sequence ATGCCAAGCCTAAAGGCTCCTTTTGCATTCGTGCTCGTCATGCTCCTGACGGGTTCCATGATGGGGTGCATGCCCAAAAATTTTAAAGACATCTCCACCACGGATAACGCCTCTGCGATTCAAAAACTGGACGTGGCAGATGCAGGCGCCGAAGCGGAGAAGAGCGGCGAATCCGATGAGTCTTCAACAACGGCCATCGAACCCACATCGATTGCCGGTGGTTTCCTGATGGATCCGAAAAAGTTATTCATCCAAAGAAGCGGAGGCACCGTGGATATCAAGTCCGATTCCGCAGCCGTGGTGCAGATGCCGTCCGGCCTGCCCAAGGACGCCGATATCGAACTTTATGCCTACGACAGCGCGACCAGGAACTTTGAAGCGTCTGGCGATTACCTCATACTCAACTTGAAAAAATTAGCGGCGACACGCGCACTCCCGGATGGCAGCTTCACCGTCCAGGCCAGCATCGCGAGCAGCGATTGGCTCTTCATCAAGGTGGCAGACAGCAGCGGCGCGACCCTCCGTGTCAGTCCGAAAGAACCCAAAAGCTCGATCGTCTGGATTGATAGCGACGGCAATCGACCTCGTTCCCTGGATCAAGCCTCGGCCCATACCCTGCGTGGGCTCATCAGTCCCACCGCCACTCTTTTGGAGGCAATCGATCGCCTCAGGACGACGAAAGCCTGCGTGGACTGTGACCTGAACGGTGCGGATCTCAGAGGCCAGAACTGGAATGCCTATAACTTCATGGGCGCTAAACTCATGGGGGCGAAATTCAATAACTCATCCATCACGAACAGTGATCTGCGGAACACGGATCTCAGAGCTGCAGATTTCTCCTTTACCTTCCTCGCGTTCAGCGACTTTACGGGAGCCGTCACCACGGGAGCCAATTTCGAGGGTGCTGATACCCAAAACGCGATAGGTCTTGTCATCAGCCCCTGA
- a CDS encoding carbohydrate porin has translation MKTFQALSLLLPLVATEALAFEYHGYLRSGTGFGERGHDQPCFQVPGAPEKFRLGNECDTYIETSFLHNWVPKEGESTTTWGGKVTLALQSNAHRDWEPTTPNAKTDASGAVSVSSEFTVALREAFVAATGVLSPKSSIWIGKRFYRRKDVHMLDFYYFDNSGPGFGLENIEAGPGALHLAMTRHVPLDGGPAQNNFDVRYSGLPVGIGQLELALLHGSVGSRDSQTGEDLYEALNGVSAHLFLDTPLTESLSNSLALQYGQGLYGARGEWGSSMIDQRGGFGGQNIAKGSGDLLDQRKGSKTMRVIEMLRAENVVENVSFDSVLMYQTVDYNGEIAPSTTLAIPDKKELTVGIRPIFKLSPQFALVSEIGYQKVENAILNTAENRYDDAQLTKYTIAPTVSPAVGIWVRPALRFFVTYAQWNEASKGRILQGAAQSDETAGLSAGAQVEAWW, from the coding sequence ATGAAAACGTTTCAGGCTTTATCATTGCTTCTGCCTTTAGTCGCCACCGAGGCGCTGGCCTTTGAGTATCATGGCTATCTGCGCAGCGGCACAGGCTTCGGTGAACGGGGGCATGATCAGCCCTGCTTTCAGGTGCCGGGCGCGCCGGAAAAATTCCGTCTGGGCAACGAGTGCGACACCTACATCGAGACGTCGTTCCTTCACAACTGGGTCCCCAAGGAAGGTGAGTCCACCACGACCTGGGGTGGAAAGGTGACTCTGGCGCTACAGTCAAACGCCCATCGGGACTGGGAACCGACGACCCCGAACGCCAAGACCGATGCGAGCGGTGCGGTGTCGGTCTCCTCGGAATTCACGGTCGCCCTGCGCGAAGCTTTTGTCGCTGCGACGGGCGTGCTGAGTCCCAAGAGTTCGATCTGGATCGGCAAGCGCTTCTATCGCCGCAAAGATGTGCACATGCTGGATTTCTATTATTTCGATAATTCGGGGCCGGGCTTTGGCCTTGAGAATATTGAAGCGGGGCCGGGTGCTCTGCATTTGGCCATGACGCGTCATGTTCCTTTGGATGGCGGACCGGCCCAGAATAACTTCGATGTGCGCTATTCCGGGCTGCCCGTGGGCATCGGTCAGTTGGAATTGGCTCTTCTGCATGGTTCAGTGGGAAGTCGTGACTCGCAGACCGGCGAGGATCTTTACGAGGCTCTGAACGGAGTGTCGGCCCATCTTTTCCTGGATACTCCGCTGACGGAGAGTTTAAGCAACTCACTCGCTCTTCAGTATGGTCAAGGACTCTACGGAGCGCGCGGGGAGTGGGGCAGCAGCATGATCGACCAGCGCGGCGGTTTCGGCGGTCAGAACATTGCGAAAGGCAGCGGTGATCTTCTGGATCAAAGAAAAGGTTCGAAGACCATGCGCGTGATCGAGATGCTGCGGGCGGAAAACGTGGTCGAGAATGTGTCCTTTGATTCGGTCCTGATGTATCAGACTGTGGATTATAACGGCGAGATCGCTCCCAGCACCACCCTTGCCATACCCGATAAAAAGGAACTGACGGTCGGTATACGGCCGATTTTCAAACTGAGTCCCCAGTTCGCCCTCGTCTCGGAAATCGGCTATCAGAAGGTCGAGAATGCGATCCTCAATACCGCCGAGAATCGTTATGACGATGCCCAGCTCACCAAGTATACGATCGCACCCACCGTGTCCCCTGCCGTGGGCATCTGGGTACGCCCAGCCCTGCGATTTTTCGTGACCTATGCTCAGTGGAATGAAGCTTCAAAAGGAAGAATTCTGCAGGGCGCTGCGCAGAGTGATGAAACGGCCGGACTTTCGGCAGGTGCCCAGGTCGAGGCCTGGTGGTAA
- a CDS encoding MarR family winged helix-turn-helix transcriptional regulator has protein sequence MHHIEVLVRLSVELHNLNAQAQRHHELSLVQWLVLRKILASPAISASSLAQLSGIHPSTLTPTLQRLENSEWIHMLERPSDLRQKMLIVSHKGYKVCMHFEKTLRSVLKNLEVKDRDDPIDATRFLTVTLAQRLQETKS, from the coding sequence TTGCATCATATTGAAGTCCTGGTCCGCCTGAGTGTTGAGCTGCATAACCTGAACGCTCAGGCGCAGAGACATCATGAACTCTCTTTGGTGCAATGGCTGGTCCTGCGGAAGATCCTGGCCTCGCCAGCGATCTCGGCGTCCTCGCTGGCCCAGCTCTCGGGTATTCACCCCAGTACCCTGACGCCCACCCTGCAAAGGCTGGAAAATTCCGAGTGGATTCACATGCTCGAACGGCCCTCTGACCTGCGGCAGAAGATGCTGATTGTCAGTCATAAAGGGTATAAAGTCTGTATGCACTTCGAGAAAACCTTACGCTCTGTTCTGAAGAATCTGGAGGTCAAGGATCGCGACGACCCCATCGATGCCACGCGTTTTCTGACCGTGACCCTGGCCCAAAGGCTACAGGAAACAAAGAGTTAG
- the otsB gene encoding trehalose-phosphatase: MKYLFDEEGLRMLEAFCYADALFSFDFDGTLAPIVPNPDDAKVSQKTDDYLRSLHENTSIVVISGRSRPDLLKRLPFKVDFAIGNHGLEGLPSSTGSLDIAADMTRQWHEKLKPALVKTAGVVIEDKSFSLAIHYRQASDKRKVKLKLLELASSLVPAPRILLGKYVVNLVASGAPHKGVALLELMLRTGKRAAVYVGDDENDEDVFRLGEESLLTIRVGEDENSAALFYLKNQGEIDRMLRHCLDTYKKIGRKRSL, from the coding sequence ATGAAATATCTATTTGACGAGGAAGGCCTCCGGATGCTCGAAGCCTTCTGTTATGCTGATGCGTTGTTTTCCTTCGACTTCGACGGAACCCTGGCTCCGATCGTGCCGAATCCTGATGATGCCAAGGTTTCCCAGAAGACGGATGATTACCTGCGCAGTCTGCACGAGAATACGAGCATCGTCGTCATCTCGGGGCGCAGCCGTCCTGACCTTTTGAAGCGTCTGCCGTTCAAGGTGGACTTTGCGATCGGGAATCATGGACTGGAAGGACTGCCAAGTTCCACTGGCAGCCTCGATATCGCGGCCGACATGACCCGTCAATGGCATGAGAAGCTGAAGCCCGCCCTGGTGAAAACCGCGGGTGTGGTGATTGAAGACAAGAGCTTCAGCCTTGCCATTCATTATCGGCAGGCGAGCGACAAGCGGAAGGTCAAGCTGAAACTTTTGGAACTGGCCAGCAGCCTGGTGCCGGCGCCGCGTATCCTGCTCGGCAAGTACGTGGTCAATCTGGTGGCTTCGGGCGCGCCGCACAAAGGCGTGGCGCTTTTGGAGCTGATGCTCCGCACGGGCAAGCGCGCCGCCGTCTATGTGGGTGATGACGAGAACGATGAAGACGTGTTCCGCTTGGGAGAAGAAAGCCTTCTGACCATACGCGTCGGGGAGGACGAGAATTCGGCGGCCCTCTTCTATTTGAAAAACCAAGGGGAAATTGATAGGATGCTGCGGCATTGTTTGGATACGTACAAAAAGATAGGGCGCAAACGCTCTCTTTAA
- a CDS encoding trehalose-6-phosphate synthase, with protein MKLTLRFLLPVLAALALLAYALVPFVENLMEVWSVRDLNIRSILIGKTVGPDLQRLLITPDDVAKNRKKLQATLEKATEDERLLALQVCDSKDRVLVKTDNFPAGFNCATMEKEPAYHGKLFKLPGGSIHFSYALIEWPEPEATEQGEQAPSSGLQDEVEPLPTPSPRPMPPEILAQTVGFYPLKLMIVQDMSYVDRRSRETTLYMAAVFLSIGILVAILVLAIVRWSLSNWIQSVRNLVTGIRNPQKAKLAVQNNQEFLPILKDVQALVKEMEVSRQQQDETRMTWNATTLREILKKHLSGERVIVVSNREPYIHNRKGDVIKVQKPASGLVTALEPILRACSGTWVAHGSGNADREVVDGHDRVRVPPEKPSYSIRRIWLTQEEEQGYYFGFANEGLWPLCHIAHTRPLFRSEDWHCYMRANQKFAQAVCEEATDLSPVILVQDYHLALAPLLIRSQLPQATILSFWHIPWPNAESFGICPWKNEILSGLLGSSILGFHTQFHCNNFMECVDRYLEARIDRETNTIIYKGKATQIRAYPISIEWPPKALETTPTREECRLHLQQKHGIHPKSKIGVGIDRLDYTKGIVERLRSVEKLLQKDPAAIGNFVFVQISAPSRSSIPSYREFAAEVDKVVAQINADYSQDDWQPIVYLPVHHEAEEVYQYLRAADICLVTSLHDGMNLVAKEFVASRDDEQGVLILSTFAGASRELTGALIVNPYDIDQTAQALSFGMRMSPEEQRERMQLMRAFIREFNVYRWAGRMLMDASRIRLLEKLQHVRLGSHNGDNDDDSYNFGILPSGGPIRL; from the coding sequence ATGAAACTCACACTCCGCTTTTTGCTCCCGGTCCTGGCTGCGTTGGCTCTTCTGGCTTACGCGCTGGTGCCGTTTGTCGAAAACCTCATGGAGGTCTGGTCCGTTCGGGATCTTAACATACGAAGCATACTCATTGGGAAAACTGTTGGGCCCGATTTGCAAAGGCTGCTCATCACCCCCGATGATGTGGCGAAAAATCGTAAGAAGCTGCAGGCGACTTTGGAAAAGGCGACGGAAGACGAGCGACTTTTGGCTTTGCAGGTCTGCGATTCCAAAGACAGGGTCCTCGTAAAAACCGATAATTTCCCCGCAGGATTCAACTGCGCGACCATGGAGAAGGAACCTGCGTATCATGGGAAACTCTTCAAGCTGCCGGGCGGCTCGATTCATTTTTCCTATGCTCTGATCGAATGGCCGGAACCGGAAGCGACCGAACAAGGCGAGCAGGCTCCTTCATCGGGGCTTCAGGACGAGGTCGAACCTTTACCCACTCCATCCCCCAGGCCCATGCCGCCCGAGATTCTGGCGCAAACGGTGGGCTTTTATCCGCTGAAGCTGATGATCGTTCAGGATATGAGCTATGTCGATCGCCGAAGTCGCGAGACGACCCTTTACATGGCGGCCGTATTTCTGTCGATCGGTATCCTGGTAGCGATTTTAGTCCTGGCTATCGTGCGCTGGAGTCTTTCGAATTGGATACAAAGCGTGCGGAATCTTGTCACCGGGATCCGCAATCCGCAGAAAGCTAAACTTGCCGTGCAGAATAATCAGGAGTTTCTGCCTATTCTGAAGGATGTGCAGGCTCTGGTGAAGGAGATGGAAGTTTCGCGCCAGCAGCAGGATGAAACGCGCATGACCTGGAACGCGACGACCCTGCGCGAGATCCTGAAAAAGCATCTGTCCGGGGAACGGGTGATCGTGGTGTCGAACCGTGAACCCTATATCCATAATCGCAAGGGTGATGTGATCAAGGTGCAAAAACCCGCCAGCGGCCTTGTCACCGCGCTGGAGCCGATTCTGCGCGCATGTTCCGGGACCTGGGTCGCACACGGCAGCGGCAATGCCGACCGTGAAGTTGTGGATGGACATGATCGCGTGCGCGTGCCCCCGGAAAAACCGAGCTATTCGATTCGCCGGATTTGGCTGACGCAGGAAGAGGAGCAGGGCTATTACTTCGGCTTTGCCAACGAAGGACTCTGGCCGCTTTGTCACATCGCGCATACGCGCCCGCTATTTCGGAGCGAGGACTGGCACTGCTATATGCGGGCCAATCAGAAATTCGCGCAGGCCGTCTGCGAGGAAGCCACCGATCTTTCACCCGTGATCCTGGTGCAGGATTATCACCTGGCCCTGGCGCCGCTTTTGATTCGTTCGCAGCTGCCGCAGGCCACGATCCTGAGTTTTTGGCACATTCCATGGCCCAACGCGGAGTCCTTTGGGATCTGTCCTTGGAAGAACGAGATCCTGAGCGGGCTCCTCGGCAGTTCGATCCTGGGATTCCATACCCAGTTCCACTGCAATAACTTTATGGAATGCGTGGATCGTTATCTGGAAGCCCGAATCGATCGGGAGACCAATACTATCATTTATAAAGGCAAGGCGACCCAGATCCGGGCCTATCCCATCTCGATCGAATGGCCGCCCAAGGCTCTCGAAACCACGCCTACGCGCGAGGAATGCCGTTTGCATCTGCAGCAGAAACATGGCATTCATCCGAAATCCAAGATCGGGGTGGGCATCGATCGCCTGGATTACACCAAGGGTATCGTCGAACGCCTGCGCTCGGTGGAAAAACTCCTGCAGAAAGATCCGGCCGCGATCGGCAACTTTGTCTTTGTGCAGATCAGTGCGCCCAGCCGGTCCTCAATTCCCAGTTACCGTGAGTTTGCCGCTGAAGTGGATAAGGTGGTGGCTCAGATCAACGCGGATTACAGTCAGGATGATTGGCAGCCTATCGTGTATCTGCCGGTGCATCATGAGGCTGAAGAGGTTTACCAGTATCTGCGGGCGGCGGACATCTGCCTTGTGACCTCGCTCCATGACGGTATGAACCTGGTCGCGAAGGAATTCGTGGCTTCGCGCGACGATGAGCAGGGGGTCCTGATTTTGAGTACCTTTGCAGGTGCCTCGCGCGAACTGACCGGCGCTTTGATCGTCAACCCCTATGATATCGATCAGACGGCCCAGGCTCTGTCGTTCGGTATGAGGATGAGCCCCGAAGAGCAGAGGGAGCGCATGCAACTGATGCGGGCCTTCATTCGGGAGTTTAACGTCTATCGCTGGGCGGGTCGGATGCTGATGGATGCGAGCCGCATTCGCCTGCTTGAGAAGCTGCAGCATGTACGCCTCGGTTCCCATAATGGGGACAATGACGATGATTCCTATAACTTTGGCATTCTGCCTTCCGGAGGTCCGATACGACTATGA
- a CDS encoding glycoside hydrolase family 15 protein, with protein MYDFSLIGNCQISALIKQDTSIVWLCMPRPDSDPIFGKLLDPDGGFFSISMDGPVQSEQSYRPNTAILESRLSTDDGQKITVTDFAPRFEQYGRMYRPAALMRIVKPEGGRPRIRVCCQPVAGWSKEPLRAQRFNSHVRYEHPMGSLRLVTNIPLTYLMDGQSFFLDEPAYFALLWDMPLEDDLTQVVQGFMSKTERYWQTWVKHCTIPVLFQKEVIRSAITLKLHCYEDTGAILAATTTSLPETFGKERNWDYRFCWLRDTFFTLSAFNNLGHFEEMEGFFKFLINIVRFDHDLAPVYALDQSLPLPERWHQEWAGYMDSRPVRTGNAAALQQQHDAYGEMILTLAPIYFDERFVSLRSPHLNVLMDWLTERCMQSIGQPDAGLWELRGTKIEHTFTNLMCWAGLDRSLTIRQAGQLGPAAQLTIDRIAEARQKAMDHIRAATQDLVVYNSPVDNTLDASMLMMPILRFPDAEINQATVQAIASKLGAKGLREDAGLLLYRYLREDDFGQPQDAFLVCSFWLAHAYAAVGRKKEGRDLLQKLLHYATAQGLYPEHVTLGHPTHHSGNFPQTYSHVGLINAAFALSPNWSEVL; from the coding sequence ATGTATGATTTTTCGCTCATCGGCAACTGTCAAATCTCGGCTCTGATCAAACAGGACACCAGTATTGTATGGCTCTGCATGCCAAGGCCGGACTCGGATCCCATCTTCGGCAAGCTTTTGGATCCCGACGGCGGATTCTTTTCGATTAGCATGGATGGTCCCGTCCAAAGCGAGCAGTCCTATCGTCCGAACACCGCGATCCTCGAATCGCGACTCAGCACGGATGATGGACAGAAGATTACCGTGACGGATTTTGCTCCGCGCTTTGAACAGTACGGGCGCATGTATCGTCCGGCGGCTCTGATGCGCATCGTCAAACCGGAAGGCGGACGGCCGCGCATTCGCGTCTGCTGCCAGCCCGTGGCCGGTTGGAGCAAGGAGCCTTTGCGCGCCCAGCGCTTCAACAGCCATGTGCGTTATGAACATCCGATGGGCAGTCTGCGACTGGTCACCAATATTCCTCTGACCTATCTGATGGACGGCCAATCCTTCTTTCTGGATGAACCGGCCTACTTCGCCCTGCTTTGGGATATGCCGCTCGAAGACGACCTTACGCAGGTGGTCCAGGGCTTCATGAGCAAGACCGAGCGCTACTGGCAAACCTGGGTTAAACACTGCACGATACCCGTGCTCTTTCAAAAGGAAGTCATACGCTCGGCGATCACGCTCAAGCTTCATTGCTATGAAGACACGGGCGCGATCCTTGCCGCGACCACCACCAGTCTTCCCGAAACATTTGGCAAGGAACGCAACTGGGACTATCGCTTCTGCTGGCTGCGTGACACCTTCTTCACGTTGAGCGCCTTCAATAACCTCGGGCACTTTGAAGAGATGGAAGGATTCTTCAAATTTTTGATCAACATCGTGCGTTTCGATCACGATCTCGCTCCGGTTTACGCGCTTGATCAGAGTCTGCCTCTGCCCGAACGCTGGCATCAGGAGTGGGCTGGTTATATGGACTCACGACCTGTTCGCACAGGCAATGCGGCGGCCCTGCAGCAGCAGCACGATGCGTATGGGGAGATGATACTGACTCTGGCGCCCATCTATTTTGATGAACGCTTTGTGTCGCTTCGCTCACCCCATCTGAACGTGCTGATGGACTGGCTCACCGAACGCTGCATGCAATCCATAGGCCAGCCGGATGCAGGACTCTGGGAACTTCGCGGCACTAAAATTGAGCACACCTTTACCAACCTGATGTGTTGGGCAGGTCTGGATCGTAGTTTAACGATCCGGCAGGCGGGACAGCTGGGTCCTGCGGCCCAACTTACGATCGACCGTATTGCCGAGGCTCGGCAGAAGGCCATGGACCATATTAGGGCCGCGACACAGGACCTGGTGGTTTATAATAGTCCTGTGGACAATACACTGGATGCGTCCATGCTCATGATGCCGATTCTGCGCTTCCCTGATGCGGAGATCAACCAGGCCACTGTGCAGGCCATAGCGTCGAAATTAGGGGCGAAGGGTCTCCGCGAGGATGCCGGCCTGTTGCTCTACCGTTATCTGCGCGAGGATGACTTTGGTCAGCCGCAGGACGCGTTCCTCGTCTGTTCCTTCTGGCTGGCGCATGCCTATGCTGCGGTCGGCAGGAAAAAAGAGGGCCGCGACCTTCTGCAGAAGCTGCTTCACTATGCGACGGCTCAGGGCCTTTATCCCGAGCACGTTACGCTGGGACACCCGACCCATCATTCAGGCAACTTCCCGCAGACCTATAGTCACGTGGGACTCATCAACGCGGCCTTCGCCCTAAGCCCGAACTGGAGCGAGGTTCTGTAA